From Pseudarthrobacter equi, a single genomic window includes:
- the aztD gene encoding zinc metallochaperone AztD yields MYHRTAPVRLMTVLAAAGLLLSGCGTAASSPASPAPTQAATVDSAAPRLVTTYDGGIQVLDPETFKVLADFPMEGFNRINPAGDGRHVVISTAKGFEVLDTGAWTDGGRHYAQDPAMTDIVFPTTKPGHVVRHHGKTILFSDGTGEVTVFNSADLAAGQPRVETHRTEEAHHGVAVELANGELVLTLGNDKERPGIVVTDADGKEIARNEDCPGVHGEATAAGEAVVIGCQTGVLIYADGAITKLASPTEYGRIGNQAGSDESPVTLGDYKQDKDAELERPETVSLINTETKSLAFVDLGTSYSFRSLGRGPHGEALVLGTDGALHVIDPATAAVKNVFPVTAPWEEPLDWQQPRPTLFVNGHTAYVTDPASKTIHAVDIETGKITGTGTLEAVSNELTGVTG; encoded by the coding sequence ATGTATCACCGCACCGCACCCGTCCGCCTGATGACAGTGCTGGCCGCCGCCGGCCTGCTGCTGTCCGGCTGCGGCACTGCCGCCTCAAGCCCCGCCAGCCCTGCACCAACCCAGGCCGCCACCGTGGACTCCGCAGCTCCGCGCCTTGTCACCACCTACGACGGCGGCATCCAGGTCCTCGACCCGGAGACCTTCAAGGTGCTGGCCGACTTTCCCATGGAGGGATTCAACCGCATCAACCCCGCCGGCGACGGCCGCCATGTGGTCATCTCCACCGCCAAGGGATTCGAGGTCCTGGACACCGGGGCGTGGACCGACGGCGGCAGGCACTACGCCCAGGACCCGGCCATGACGGACATCGTCTTCCCCACCACCAAGCCCGGCCACGTGGTCCGCCACCATGGAAAGACCATCCTCTTCAGCGACGGCACCGGCGAGGTGACCGTCTTCAACTCTGCGGACCTGGCCGCCGGACAGCCCCGGGTGGAAACCCACCGCACCGAAGAAGCCCACCATGGTGTCGCCGTCGAACTTGCCAACGGCGAGCTGGTCCTCACCCTCGGGAACGACAAGGAACGGCCCGGCATTGTGGTGACGGACGCCGACGGCAAGGAAATAGCCAGGAACGAGGACTGCCCGGGCGTCCACGGTGAGGCCACGGCGGCCGGAGAGGCAGTGGTCATCGGATGCCAGACCGGCGTCCTGATCTACGCCGACGGTGCCATCACCAAGCTGGCGAGCCCCACTGAATACGGCCGGATCGGCAACCAGGCCGGCTCGGACGAATCCCCGGTGACCCTGGGCGACTACAAACAGGACAAGGACGCCGAACTGGAACGGCCGGAGACCGTCTCCCTGATCAACACCGAAACGAAATCCCTGGCTTTCGTGGACCTGGGCACCAGCTACAGCTTCCGTTCCCTGGGCCGCGGACCGCACGGCGAAGCCCTGGTGCTCGGCACCGACGGCGCCCTCCACGTCATCGACCCCGCAACAGCGGCTGTCAAAAACGTCTTCCCGGTGACCGCGCCGTGGGAGGAACCGCTGGACTGGCAGCAGCCCCGGCCCACCCTGTTCGTCAACGGGCACACCGCCTACGTGACCGATCCGGCGTCGAAGACCATCCACGCCGTCGACATCGAAACGGGAAAGATTACCGGCACCGGCACGCTGGAGGCAGTGTCCAACGAGCTGACCGGGGTTACCGGCTAG
- a CDS encoding alpha/beta fold hydrolase yields MLGELTAETVANRNNVTVLGRADGPVMMFAHGYGCDQDMWRRLVPYFAADYRVVLFDHVGAGHSDLEAYDREKYGTLDGYATDVLEICEALDLDDVILVGHSVSAMIALIAAAREPERFARLILVAPSPRYTDDADDGYVGGFSHEDIEGLLESLDSNYFAWAEALAPMAMGNAGTPEYAEELRSSICRTNPSIARHFARVTFLSDTRHVLPQVQCDSLILQCTDDLLAPAAVGSYVHQQLGHSSLVQLTATGHCPHVSAPEATAAAILHYLHPRP; encoded by the coding sequence ATGCTCGGAGAACTCACCGCAGAGACCGTTGCCAATCGCAACAACGTCACCGTGCTGGGCCGCGCGGACGGGCCGGTGATGATGTTCGCCCACGGCTACGGCTGCGACCAGGACATGTGGCGGCGGCTGGTGCCCTACTTCGCCGCCGACTACCGGGTGGTGCTCTTCGACCACGTGGGCGCCGGCCACTCCGACCTGGAGGCGTACGACCGGGAAAAGTACGGAACCCTGGACGGCTACGCCACCGACGTCCTGGAAATCTGTGAGGCACTGGACCTGGACGACGTGATCCTGGTGGGCCACAGCGTCAGCGCCATGATCGCCCTGATCGCGGCGGCCCGCGAACCGGAGCGTTTTGCCAGGCTGATCCTGGTGGCCCCGTCGCCCAGATATACGGACGACGCCGACGACGGCTACGTGGGCGGGTTCTCGCACGAGGACATCGAAGGGCTGCTGGAGTCCCTGGACAGTAATTACTTCGCCTGGGCGGAGGCGCTGGCGCCGATGGCCATGGGCAACGCCGGCACCCCGGAGTACGCGGAGGAGCTCCGCAGCAGCATCTGCCGGACCAACCCTTCCATCGCCCGGCACTTTGCCCGGGTCACCTTCCTCTCCGACACCCGCCACGTCCTGCCGCAGGTCCAGTGCGACAGCCTGATCCTGCAATGCACCGATGACCTCCTGGCACCGGCAGCTGTGGGGTCCTACGTCCACCAGCAGCTCGGCCACAGCTCCCTGGTCCAGCTGACCGCAACCGGCCACTGCCCCCATGTGAGCGCTCCCGAAGCCACAGCCGCAGCCATCCTGCACTACCTCCATCCACGCCCGTGA
- a CDS encoding multicopper oxidase family protein yields MSISRRQVLLIGGLGVLGAGAAMLPTGSVEAKSASRLSDKEMPRPFQSAFVQAPFLAPYATGIDPADGLPVNYYRVTEKAATANILPRLTTPILGYNGIFPGPTISLDQGTKAVLRVRNQLPAQHAIDGHALSTSTHLHGSASLPQYDGYASDITHPGFFKDYHYPNFQPARTLWYHDHGVHFTALNAYSGLAAQYHMHDPLERQLLPQGRYDVALTVNDVMFASNGALGYDDNTHSGLWGDVILVNGKPWPVMKVQKRVYRFRILNASISRSLRPTLSTGDPLVVVGTDGGLVPTAQSVSSYRHGGAERYEVLIDFRKYKTGQRIELRNLSNKNNVDYDYTNKIMAFDVTDEPVDTTDPTWNRIPTTLAGSETMSLKASQSVKTRSFRVKRNDATNLWTINEDSWQDVIASGYKKVAADPALNSVEIWEIENKSGGWFHPVHIHLVDFQIISRNGQAPMLHERGPKDVVYVGEGETVRLLMKFTPQQGVYMMHCHNLPHEDHDMMVQFRVGLKESDLDVNDPMTAAKAEWDDEED; encoded by the coding sequence ATGTCCATTTCACGCCGCCAGGTCCTGTTGATCGGAGGACTGGGAGTCCTTGGGGCGGGAGCCGCCATGCTGCCTACGGGTTCGGTTGAAGCGAAGTCGGCCAGCCGGCTCAGCGACAAGGAGATGCCCCGTCCGTTCCAGTCCGCCTTTGTCCAGGCCCCGTTCCTGGCCCCCTACGCCACCGGCATCGATCCCGCTGACGGCCTGCCGGTCAACTACTACCGGGTGACGGAGAAGGCCGCCACGGCCAACATCCTGCCGCGCCTCACCACGCCGATCCTGGGCTACAACGGGATCTTTCCCGGGCCCACCATCAGCCTGGATCAGGGGACGAAGGCCGTGCTGCGGGTCCGCAACCAGCTCCCCGCCCAGCACGCGATCGACGGGCATGCCCTGTCCACGTCCACCCACCTGCATGGCTCGGCGTCGCTGCCGCAGTATGACGGCTACGCGTCAGATATCACCCACCCGGGCTTCTTCAAGGATTACCACTACCCCAACTTCCAGCCGGCACGCACCCTCTGGTACCACGACCACGGCGTCCACTTCACGGCGCTGAACGCCTACTCCGGCCTCGCGGCGCAGTACCACATGCATGATCCGCTCGAGCGCCAGCTGCTCCCGCAGGGCCGCTACGATGTGGCGCTGACCGTCAACGATGTAATGTTCGCCTCCAACGGGGCCCTGGGCTACGACGACAACACCCATTCGGGCCTGTGGGGGGACGTGATCCTGGTTAACGGGAAGCCCTGGCCGGTGATGAAGGTCCAGAAGCGCGTCTACCGGTTCAGGATCCTCAACGCCTCCATCTCCCGTTCCCTCCGTCCCACCCTCAGCACCGGCGATCCGCTGGTGGTGGTTGGAACCGACGGAGGCCTGGTGCCCACGGCGCAAAGCGTGAGCAGCTACCGGCACGGCGGGGCGGAGCGCTACGAGGTGCTGATCGACTTCCGGAAGTACAAGACCGGGCAGCGGATCGAGCTCCGGAACCTGTCCAACAAGAACAACGTGGACTACGACTACACCAACAAGATCATGGCCTTCGATGTCACCGACGAGCCAGTGGACACCACTGATCCCACCTGGAACCGGATCCCCACCACCCTGGCGGGCAGCGAGACGATGTCGCTGAAGGCGAGCCAGTCGGTGAAGACCCGCTCGTTCCGGGTCAAGCGGAACGATGCCACCAACCTGTGGACCATCAACGAGGACAGCTGGCAGGACGTCATTGCCAGCGGCTACAAGAAGGTGGCCGCGGATCCGGCGCTGAACTCGGTGGAGATCTGGGAAATCGAGAACAAATCGGGTGGCTGGTTCCACCCGGTCCACATCCACCTGGTGGACTTCCAGATCATCAGCCGCAACGGCCAGGCACCTATGCTGCACGAACGCGGCCCCAAGGACGTGGTCTATGTGGGCGAAGGCGAAACGGTCCGGCTGCTCATGAAGTTCACGCCCCAGCAGGGCGTCTACATGATGCACTGCCACAACCTGCCCCACGAGGACCACGACATGATGGTCCAGTTCCGGGTTGGCCTTAAGGAGTCGGACCTGGACGTCAACGATCCCATGACCGCCGCAAAAGCCGAGTGGGACGACGAAGAGGATTGA
- the lepB gene encoding signal peptidase I, producing MTTERTTTGGGRGESPGRHPSSPQRGSGRRVPRRLALALVPALALLGARAWLVEPFTVSSDSMEPTIAQGSVVLMYKPAAASGTVGRGVVVAFTSPEDGHVAIKRVIAVAGQSVAIRDAELYVDGVHVDEPFTDHSRIDATYFGPVTVPAGSIFVLGDNRGVSIDSRDYGAVPLTAIHGTLLTGGK from the coding sequence TTGACCACAGAACGTACGACGACGGGCGGCGGCCGGGGTGAAAGCCCCGGCCGCCATCCGTCGTCGCCACAGCGGGGGTCAGGCCGGCGCGTCCCGCGCCGCCTGGCGCTGGCTTTGGTCCCGGCGCTGGCATTGCTCGGCGCCCGGGCCTGGCTGGTGGAGCCCTTTACGGTTTCATCGGACAGCATGGAACCCACCATCGCCCAGGGCTCGGTGGTACTGATGTACAAACCGGCTGCGGCGTCAGGCACTGTGGGCCGCGGCGTGGTGGTGGCTTTCACCAGCCCGGAAGACGGCCACGTGGCCATCAAGCGGGTCATTGCCGTGGCGGGGCAAAGCGTAGCCATCCGGGACGCCGAACTCTATGTGGACGGCGTGCACGTTGACGAGCCGTTCACCGACCACAGCCGCATCGACGCCACGTACTTCGGCCCCGTGACCGTTCCTGCCGGCAGCATTTTTGTGCTGGGCGACAACAGGGGTGTGTCCATTGATTCCCGGGACTACGGTGCCGTGCCGCTCACCGCCATCCATGGCACCCTGCTGACCGGCGGGAAATAG
- the aztA gene encoding zinc ABC transporter ATP-binding protein AztA, translating to MDAVRFSNVGYAYPDRQVLSGVSLAFAPGTHTVLTGRNGSGKSTLLAMAARVLTPDSGTVATQARPAYVIQHIEAPDSMPCTVRQAVEMGRWPHRRGRPLRAADRQAVTDSMERMGITELAGRQLRELSGGQRQRTLIAQGLAQESPILLLDEPTAGLDAEAHHLIRAAVAAELRRGTTVLEASHDAADIGRAGRVITLSGGQATETSIL from the coding sequence ATGGATGCCGTCAGGTTCAGCAATGTGGGGTACGCCTATCCGGACCGGCAGGTGTTGTCGGGCGTCAGCCTGGCGTTCGCGCCGGGGACGCATACCGTCCTGACCGGGCGGAATGGCTCCGGAAAGTCCACCCTCCTGGCCATGGCCGCCAGAGTCCTGACTCCGGATAGCGGCACCGTCGCCACCCAGGCACGCCCGGCATATGTCATCCAGCACATTGAAGCGCCTGACTCCATGCCGTGCACGGTGCGCCAGGCTGTGGAAATGGGGCGCTGGCCGCACCGCCGGGGGCGTCCACTCCGGGCCGCCGATCGCCAGGCGGTGACGGACAGCATGGAGCGGATGGGGATCACGGAGCTTGCCGGACGGCAGCTTCGCGAGCTGTCCGGCGGCCAGCGGCAGCGCACGCTGATTGCCCAGGGGCTGGCGCAGGAATCCCCCATCCTCCTGCTCGACGAACCCACCGCCGGACTGGACGCGGAGGCCCACCATTTGATCCGCGCCGCCGTCGCGGCAGAGCTGCGACGGGGCACCACGGTCCTGGAGGCCAGCCATGACGCGGCGGACATTGGCCGGGCCGGCCGCGTGATCACCCTGTCCGGCGGACAAGCGACCGAAACCAGCATCCTGTGA
- the aztB gene encoding zinc ABC transporter permease AztB — protein MEWILEPLGATFVQRAVLAGSLVAVVCAVVGTWVVVRGMAFLGDAMSHGLLPGIAVASLLGGNLLLGAALSAAATAAGVSAITRNRRVSQDTAIGLLFVAMLSLGVIIVSASGSFAVDLTGTLFGDVLAVGMEDVALLAVVGCLVLGVAALFHRALAAATFHPQKAASLGLRPRLAHAVLLGMVTVAVAASFQVVGTLLVFGLLIAPPAAALVWARSIRAVMALGAVIGVFSVVAGLWISWYASTAAGATIALVAALSYFASALCHSATRGTKPRPGALAAAAVVVVPSPAPLPEKETRAPHHYA, from the coding sequence ATGGAATGGATACTTGAACCCCTGGGCGCCACTTTCGTGCAGCGCGCCGTCCTGGCCGGCAGCCTGGTGGCTGTGGTCTGCGCCGTGGTGGGCACGTGGGTGGTGGTGCGGGGCATGGCCTTCCTCGGCGACGCCATGTCCCACGGGCTGCTCCCCGGAATCGCCGTTGCATCCCTGCTGGGCGGCAACCTCCTCCTGGGGGCCGCGCTCAGCGCTGCGGCCACAGCGGCCGGCGTCTCCGCGATTACCCGGAACCGGCGGGTCTCCCAGGACACCGCCATCGGCCTGCTGTTCGTGGCGATGCTCTCGCTGGGTGTGATCATCGTGTCCGCCTCCGGCTCGTTCGCCGTGGACCTCACCGGCACGCTCTTTGGGGACGTGCTGGCGGTGGGCATGGAGGACGTGGCGCTGCTCGCCGTCGTCGGCTGCCTGGTGCTGGGGGTGGCCGCACTCTTCCACCGCGCCCTGGCGGCGGCCACGTTCCACCCGCAGAAGGCGGCAAGCCTGGGGCTGCGGCCCCGCCTGGCGCATGCCGTGCTCCTGGGCATGGTCACCGTTGCCGTGGCTGCCTCCTTCCAGGTGGTGGGAACGCTCCTGGTGTTCGGGCTGCTGATCGCCCCTCCCGCGGCGGCGCTCGTGTGGGCCCGGTCCATAAGGGCGGTCATGGCACTCGGTGCCGTCATTGGCGTCTTCAGCGTGGTGGCCGGGCTGTGGATCTCCTGGTACGCGTCCACTGCCGCCGGGGCCACCATCGCCCTGGTCGCCGCCCTGTCCTACTTCGCCTCCGCCCTCTGCCACTCCGCCACCCGCGGCACCAAGCCGCGCCCTGGCGCGCTGGCCGCCGCCGCCGTCGTCGTCGTCCCCTCCCCAGCCCCACTCCCGGAAAAGGAAACCCGTGCCCCGCACCACTACGCCTAG
- a CDS encoding Hpt domain-containing protein, with amino-acid sequence MKIPATPERPVVDKAFLLELGLEREQGDGCRQVFVDDFIAGLPRRMDRLRLALSTADPAGALDAARALKVASQMVGAERLAGLMLDLEEELRGPAYEAETIRLPKLAVAFHAPVNRCAMRTIDHLNGQYIGALG; translated from the coding sequence ATGAAGATCCCCGCAACCCCTGAGCGTCCTGTAGTGGACAAGGCATTCCTCCTTGAACTGGGGCTCGAGCGTGAGCAGGGCGACGGGTGCAGGCAGGTCTTCGTGGACGACTTTATTGCGGGCCTGCCGCGCCGGATGGACCGGCTGCGGCTCGCACTGTCCACGGCTGACCCGGCGGGCGCCCTTGATGCGGCCAGGGCGCTGAAGGTCGCCAGCCAGATGGTGGGCGCGGAGCGTTTGGCAGGCCTGATGCTGGACCTGGAGGAGGAACTCCGGGGACCTGCCTACGAGGCTGAAACCATCAGGCTGCCAAAGCTGGCCGTGGCCTTCCACGCGCCGGTCAACCGGTGTGCAATGCGGACCATCGACCACCTGAACGGACAGTACATCGGCGCCTTAGGGTAA
- a CDS encoding Ig-like domain-containing protein, whose protein sequence is MFSADGWGIFLASLASRLYLGILLSLALFAVLPALLGWHGAVVQSGSMEPHISPGDVVLASDLDPAQPVPLGRVVQFRSPASAEPSGVEKTRLHRIVTANDDGTYVTAGDANADVDSTPLTRGQITGQARLLVPGVGLPGLWLGSGNFPPLALWSVITLAAVVAAVFGGSNHGRDRSPGAGGPAEPDGDGDGGGGGDESGQPDGDDGGPSPAAKAGTAVGIIAALSVVVVLGASVFSSAAFTAKTANAANSFGTAADWSPPSVTLANPGPTVRGAVVLTADAGDPESGIRTVAIQYSAAGSSTWTTLCTPVSAPFSCAWNTAALPDGQYNLRAVATDNSGLSATTQPISTAVANAFSVVLNDPGEVVRGTTTLTAGLNNPGAGLYTVRLEYSAAGANKWSTLCLNLLSPYNCAWTTTLFANGSYDLRAVAVSGLTTTYSATVADVLVDNTTPSVTLTDPGATIRGTGTFAATASDTDSGVAQVQWQYQRTGTSTWLAMCAVTDIPFSCRFDTTALANGTYNFRAVATDAAGNSSISTVASNRTVDNTVASASMEDPGEYLTGTVPLTAAANSPAGITSVRIQSAPAGTNTWTTRCTAITSPYSCGWNTTAVADGLYDFRAILLEPSGRETTSATMASRRVDNSPLRGADVQAVNGTGTAGRLDAGDVLTFTYSQQVSLGSVTSGWNGSALPVTLRLRDGNLLGLGNGADAVDIQRTGGTVNLGTLNTKGNFIKNRKTATFNATMSATTVTAGGVPRTVVTVTLGTAASGASSLRTYANPAAMVWSPTAAVTSLTGVVSSTAPATETGMLDRDF, encoded by the coding sequence GTGTTTTCGGCGGATGGCTGGGGGATCTTCCTTGCCTCCCTGGCATCCCGGCTGTATCTGGGTATCCTGCTGAGCCTTGCTCTTTTTGCGGTGCTGCCGGCCCTCCTCGGCTGGCACGGCGCCGTGGTGCAAAGCGGTTCGATGGAACCGCACATCTCCCCCGGCGACGTAGTGCTCGCCTCGGACCTTGACCCCGCACAGCCGGTGCCGCTGGGCCGCGTGGTGCAGTTCCGCAGCCCGGCCTCGGCCGAACCGAGCGGCGTTGAGAAGACCCGGCTGCACCGCATCGTCACGGCCAACGACGACGGAACCTACGTCACGGCCGGCGACGCCAATGCGGATGTGGACAGCACTCCCCTGACCCGCGGGCAAATCACCGGGCAGGCGCGCCTGCTGGTTCCCGGCGTCGGCCTCCCTGGCTTGTGGCTGGGCAGCGGCAACTTCCCGCCGCTGGCGCTCTGGTCCGTCATCACCCTCGCTGCCGTGGTTGCCGCGGTCTTCGGCGGCAGCAACCACGGACGGGACCGCAGCCCTGGCGCGGGCGGACCCGCGGAACCGGACGGGGACGGGGACGGCGGCGGTGGCGGAGACGAGAGCGGGCAGCCGGACGGGGACGACGGCGGCCCCTCCCCCGCGGCGAAGGCCGGCACCGCCGTCGGGATCATTGCAGCCCTTTCCGTAGTTGTGGTGCTGGGCGCCAGCGTCTTCTCGTCAGCGGCGTTCACCGCCAAAACGGCCAACGCCGCCAACTCGTTCGGCACTGCCGCGGACTGGTCGCCGCCCTCGGTCACCCTCGCGAACCCCGGCCCCACCGTCCGGGGCGCCGTGGTGCTCACCGCCGACGCCGGGGACCCCGAATCCGGCATCCGCACCGTCGCCATCCAGTACTCCGCCGCCGGGAGCAGCACATGGACCACCCTCTGCACCCCGGTCTCGGCACCCTTCTCCTGTGCCTGGAACACCGCCGCGCTGCCGGACGGCCAGTACAACCTGCGGGCCGTGGCCACGGACAACTCCGGCCTGAGCGCCACCACGCAGCCCATCAGCACCGCCGTGGCCAACGCCTTCTCGGTGGTCCTCAACGATCCGGGCGAGGTGGTTCGTGGAACCACCACCCTCACCGCCGGGCTCAACAACCCCGGCGCCGGCCTGTACACCGTCCGACTCGAGTACTCCGCAGCGGGGGCCAACAAGTGGAGCACGCTCTGCCTGAACCTGCTCTCCCCGTACAACTGCGCCTGGACCACCACCCTGTTCGCCAACGGCTCGTACGATCTCCGCGCCGTGGCCGTCTCCGGCCTGACCACCACGTATTCCGCTACGGTGGCGGACGTCCTGGTGGACAACACGACACCGTCCGTCACCCTGACGGACCCCGGCGCCACCATCCGCGGCACCGGCACCTTCGCGGCGACGGCGTCGGACACTGACTCGGGAGTGGCGCAGGTGCAGTGGCAGTACCAGCGCACGGGTACCAGCACATGGCTGGCGATGTGCGCGGTGACGGACATCCCCTTCTCCTGCCGGTTTGATACCACCGCCCTGGCCAATGGCACCTACAACTTCAGGGCGGTAGCTACCGACGCGGCCGGCAACAGCTCCATTTCCACTGTCGCCTCCAACCGGACCGTGGACAACACCGTCGCCTCGGCATCCATGGAGGACCCGGGCGAATACCTCACCGGCACCGTCCCGCTGACGGCCGCGGCCAACTCACCGGCCGGCATCACCAGCGTCCGGATCCAGTCGGCGCCGGCCGGTACTAACACCTGGACCACCCGGTGCACGGCCATCACCAGCCCCTACTCCTGCGGGTGGAACACCACGGCGGTAGCGGACGGGCTGTACGATTTCCGCGCCATCCTGCTCGAGCCGTCCGGCAGGGAAACCACCTCCGCGACCATGGCCTCCCGCCGGGTGGACAACAGCCCGCTCCGCGGCGCCGACGTGCAGGCCGTCAACGGCACTGGTACCGCCGGGCGCCTTGATGCCGGCGACGTGCTCACCTTTACCTACAGCCAACAGGTCAGCCTGGGCTCCGTCACTTCCGGCTGGAACGGCTCCGCCCTCCCCGTGACCCTCCGCCTTCGCGACGGCAACCTGCTGGGCCTGGGCAACGGCGCCGACGCTGTGGACATCCAACGCACCGGCGGCACCGTGAACCTCGGGACACTGAACACCAAGGGCAACTTCATCAAGAACCGCAAGACCGCCACGTTCAACGCCACCATGTCCGCCACAACGGTCACCGCGGGCGGCGTCCCCAGGACTGTGGTCACCGTGACGCTTGGTACGGCGGCCAGCGGCGCATCCTCGCTGCGCACCTACGCCAACCCGGCGGCCATGGTGTGGAGCCCGACGGCGGCGGTCACCTCACTGACCGGCGTCGTGTCCTCCACGGCGCCGGCAACAGAGACGGGCATGCTGGACCGGGACTTCTAG
- the aztC gene encoding zinc ABC transporter substrate-binding protein AztC: MGTRHAPAAGRNPARKAGWPARLGALLVLGLGLGLALGGCSAAAADRPTVVVTTNILGDITRNVVGEQAEVVVLMAANADPHSFGISARQAAGIENAALIIHNGGGLEENVLNHVKAAEAEGVPALPVLDAVGPLSFTQSGRGAPDPHFWTDPSRVARAADAIAAAVSEHVAGADAGAVRSQTTKYKGQLQELEAAMEAGFAGIDPGRRKLITNHHVFGYLADRFGFEVVGAVIPSGTTLASPSPTDLADLTGKIRSAGVRAVFADSSQPARLAEVLAAEAGEDITVVPLFTESLGPEGSDAGTYLGMMRANAERITRALA, from the coding sequence ATGGGCACGCGGCACGCCCCGGCTGCAGGCCGGAACCCTGCCCGGAAAGCAGGCTGGCCGGCCCGGCTGGGCGCCCTGCTGGTGCTGGGCCTCGGCCTGGGGCTTGCGCTGGGCGGATGTTCGGCCGCCGCCGCGGACCGCCCCACGGTGGTGGTCACCACCAACATCCTGGGCGACATCACCCGCAACGTGGTGGGGGAGCAGGCCGAGGTGGTGGTCCTCATGGCTGCCAACGCGGACCCGCACTCCTTCGGCATCTCCGCACGGCAGGCGGCCGGCATCGAAAACGCGGCCCTCATCATCCACAACGGCGGCGGCCTCGAAGAGAACGTCCTCAACCATGTGAAAGCAGCCGAGGCCGAAGGTGTGCCGGCGTTGCCGGTGCTTGACGCCGTCGGGCCCCTCTCCTTCACCCAGTCCGGACGGGGCGCTCCGGACCCGCACTTCTGGACCGACCCCTCCCGCGTGGCCAGGGCCGCGGATGCCATCGCCGCGGCAGTCAGTGAGCACGTGGCAGGCGCTGACGCCGGTGCCGTGCGCTCGCAGACCACCAAATACAAGGGACAACTGCAGGAACTGGAGGCAGCCATGGAGGCCGGATTCGCCGGCATCGATCCCGGCCGGCGCAAGCTCATCACCAACCACCACGTGTTCGGCTACCTGGCCGACCGGTTCGGTTTCGAGGTGGTGGGTGCCGTGATCCCAAGCGGCACGACGCTCGCCTCACCCAGCCCCACGGACCTGGCCGACCTCACCGGCAAGATCCGGTCCGCCGGGGTGCGGGCCGTCTTTGCCGACTCGTCGCAACCCGCCCGGCTGGCCGAGGTGCTGGCCGCCGAGGCCGGCGAAGACATCACCGTGGTCCCGCTCTTCACCGAATCCTTGGGCCCTGAAGGGTCCGACGCCGGCACCTACCTGGGCATGATGCGCGCAAACGCCGAGCGCATCACCCGGGCCCTGGCCTGA